The Stygiolobus azoricus genome window below encodes:
- a CDS encoding DUF1177 family protein encodes MILENLIKVINSLETKNPKQKVFELIKGKHVEVEEINLKGDNNEEVTYLRFYIKNSRKRTIEVLGRLGSIQLSNSIGLVSDADGAIVSLTVLMEILNLYENGFDIPVNVTVITNLSTNARLIPHQPFYFMIPLIGLEEAMKYEVDKNSDTLISIDSTKGNKTAKFKDFAITHVVKEGYILRVVDEIIDIYTRVTGHEPYFVPLTTGDLTPLSFNVYHISTLISPWMYTNAAVLGVATVSTYPIPGYVTGVMDITMLEHASRFIVELIKYLDNERLIYYDNELKELKEKIGESNLMRFHSGGIS; translated from the coding sequence TTGATACTTGAGAATTTAATAAAAGTTATTAATTCCTTAGAGACAAAAAATCCTAAACAAAAGGTCTTTGAATTAATAAAGGGCAAACATGTAGAAGTAGAAGAAATTAACCTCAAGGGAGATAATAATGAAGAAGTTACATATTTGAGATTTTACATTAAAAATTCTAGGAAAAGAACGATAGAAGTTTTAGGTAGATTAGGTTCCATACAATTAAGTAATTCTATAGGTCTAGTCTCAGATGCAGATGGAGCTATAGTCTCGTTAACAGTCTTAATGGAAATACTAAACCTATATGAAAATGGTTTTGATATTCCAGTTAACGTTACTGTGATAACTAACTTAAGTACCAACGCCAGGCTTATACCCCATCAACCCTTTTACTTCATGATTCCTCTAATAGGGCTTGAGGAAGCAATGAAATACGAGGTTGATAAAAATTCTGATACACTGATCTCAATAGATTCGACTAAAGGTAATAAAACAGCTAAATTTAAAGACTTTGCTATAACTCACGTGGTTAAAGAAGGGTATATCTTAAGAGTTGTTGATGAAATAATTGATATCTACACTAGAGTTACTGGTCATGAGCCATACTTTGTTCCGCTTACTACAGGCGATCTGACTCCTCTAAGCTTCAACGTATACCATATAAGTACGCTTATCTCGCCATGGATGTACACAAATGCTGCAGTACTTGGAGTAGCTACAGTCTCAACTTACCCAATACCAGGATACGTTACTGGCGTAATGGACATTACTATGTTAGAACATGCATCGAGATTTATAGTCGAATTGATAAAATACCTAGATAATGAACGTTTAATATATTATGATAATGAACTAAAAGAATTGAAAGAAAAAATCGGAGAATCAAATTTAATGAGATTTCATTCTGGCGGGATTTCTTGA
- a CDS encoding FAD-binding oxidoreductase gives MYKEMSETSIFSEFERELGKKVSFDKEQIAKYSVAPYVVSPILSKLSKGILGIVNVFDEDDLRITLQLAYKHNIPLVLRGRGTSTIGQVIPLKPSIIVDISNFSNTLTIDKDYVTVYPGNKVIDVLKYLRKRGKTLKVYPSSLYISTIGGYISGGDVGIGSFQFGYHFHAGIRYLKVLSSDGKTIEVRGIDTLGFAQAAGTNGAITEAEISIMNEDDWKDQLVSSDNLIEILETIKILPREKVRRVTIEDSRALSLVGRLEGLRKWNLIVSSTLKVGNEINAKFLDELAFAAAYVTFSKISNFKNFFYEVRLLSLEEFYDVVSEIKKSLGDEVMIHGDVMTLRGKIIIYTVFMSEKSNFRLIEDVMRRKGIPFEIHSIYINDRVDEPERLELMKKYKRLLDPKDILNPGKLRLDT, from the coding sequence ATGTATAAAGAGATGTCCGAAACAAGTATATTTAGTGAATTCGAGAGAGAATTAGGTAAGAAGGTATCATTTGACAAAGAACAAATAGCTAAATATTCAGTGGCACCTTATGTAGTATCTCCAATACTCTCTAAATTAAGTAAAGGTATTCTAGGAATTGTTAATGTCTTTGATGAAGACGATTTAAGGATAACATTGCAGTTAGCTTATAAACATAATATTCCTCTGGTTTTAAGAGGACGAGGCACCTCAACAATTGGTCAAGTGATCCCGCTTAAGCCCTCAATAATAGTAGATATAAGTAATTTCAGCAACACTCTAACTATAGATAAAGATTATGTGACTGTCTACCCTGGGAATAAAGTTATTGATGTCCTTAAGTATCTAAGAAAACGTGGTAAGACTTTAAAGGTTTACCCAAGTAGTTTGTATATTTCCACTATTGGTGGATATATTTCAGGTGGAGATGTAGGAATAGGTTCATTCCAGTTTGGTTATCATTTTCATGCTGGAATCAGATATCTTAAAGTTCTAAGTAGTGATGGCAAAACTATAGAGGTTAGAGGTATTGATACTTTAGGTTTTGCACAAGCTGCAGGAACTAATGGTGCAATAACTGAGGCTGAAATTAGCATTATGAATGAGGATGATTGGAAGGATCAGTTAGTAAGTAGTGACAATTTAATAGAAATTCTAGAAACGATAAAGATACTTCCAAGAGAGAAAGTAAGGAGGGTTACAATAGAGGACTCACGTGCTTTAAGTCTCGTGGGAAGGTTAGAAGGACTTAGAAAGTGGAACTTGATTGTATCTTCAACCTTAAAAGTAGGAAACGAGATTAATGCTAAGTTCCTTGATGAACTAGCATTTGCAGCTGCTTATGTAACGTTTAGCAAAATATCTAATTTTAAAAACTTCTTTTATGAAGTGAGGTTGTTAAGTCTTGAGGAATTTTATGATGTGGTAAGTGAAATAAAGAAGTCTTTAGGCGATGAAGTCATGATCCATGGTGACGTTATGACATTACGAGGGAAAATAATCATTTATACTGTTTTTATGTCTGAGAAGAGTAATTTCAGATTAATTGAAGATGTAATGAGGAGGAAAGGAATTCCGTTTGAGATTCATTCCATCTACATAAACGATAGAGTAGATGAGCCTGAACGACTTGAGTTAATGAAGAAGTATAAAAGGTTATTAGACCCTAAAGATATCTTAAATCCGGGTAAACTTAGACTTGATACTTGA
- a CDS encoding APC family permease, with translation MEKKLFIRESSGLVKDASVLDAIMINLGNMSAGAGIYFITSALTPGSNAIVTSLIGLLLTIPQAILYTLLMLDIPRTGGDYVWMSRLVSPWIASPLAIALALQTLAYIALIALSVPSFLSSSLGALAVASSNTALSSFSATLLQPTYTAILAAIVFSIGIAVNIFKPKFGFMFISVTAIIAIVATIMTLVGMLYYGHSAFVSSINSLLATYNTSYYKISTVSTSSFSFSATMSLLPLFVVFIYPWLNASPGIAAEIKGLNRKGKYNLFLSLVFTGIIVTLSLAVMYGVVGINFANNAPSNWPTSAPVSPNFLTYAILTIKNPILDWIVAIGYPFWDLATIGYGIVIFARYVFALSFDRVLPEKFAYISPKFKSPVYIHLLDFAGTMIIIVVSIFFASIYDLFGTTLLGMVWFAIVSLGGILYARKSFFKDSNSSRIKIGKIPVITIASVLSFIYFIYLSYVFIKDPALGGNAFADEFIGIAVIAGVVIYALRYYTLKKNEGIDLRLLYQEIPPE, from the coding sequence GTGGAAAAGAAGTTATTTATAAGAGAGAGCTCAGGACTAGTAAAAGACGCATCTGTACTAGATGCTATAATGATAAATCTGGGCAATATGTCGGCGGGTGCAGGAATTTACTTTATTACGTCAGCCTTAACTCCAGGTAGTAATGCAATAGTAACTTCCCTTATAGGACTACTTCTTACAATACCTCAAGCTATACTATACACATTATTAATGCTGGACATACCCAGAACTGGAGGAGATTACGTTTGGATGTCTAGACTAGTGTCTCCATGGATAGCATCTCCTTTAGCTATAGCATTAGCATTACAGACATTAGCATATATCGCTCTTATAGCGCTCTCGGTTCCATCATTTCTGAGTTCATCATTAGGAGCCCTCGCAGTTGCTTCTTCTAACACAGCCCTATCAAGCTTTTCTGCTACACTTCTACAACCTACTTATACAGCAATCTTAGCAGCAATAGTGTTTTCTATAGGAATAGCCGTAAATATATTTAAGCCCAAATTCGGTTTTATGTTCATATCCGTAACGGCAATAATTGCCATAGTAGCTACTATAATGACACTTGTGGGAATGTTATATTACGGTCACTCAGCTTTTGTATCTTCTATAAACTCTCTTCTTGCTACCTATAATACATCTTATTATAAGATATCAACAGTGTCTACTTCTTCATTTTCTTTCTCTGCTACGATGAGCCTTTTACCTTTGTTTGTAGTATTTATATATCCTTGGCTTAATGCCTCCCCTGGAATAGCAGCCGAGATAAAAGGCCTAAACAGAAAGGGGAAATACAATCTTTTTCTATCTTTAGTCTTTACTGGAATAATAGTAACATTAAGCCTCGCTGTAATGTATGGTGTAGTAGGAATAAATTTTGCCAATAATGCTCCATCTAATTGGCCTACTTCGGCACCAGTTTCTCCTAACTTTCTAACCTATGCGATCTTGACGATAAAGAATCCAATATTAGACTGGATCGTGGCAATAGGATATCCGTTCTGGGATCTAGCGACAATTGGTTATGGTATCGTAATTTTCGCCAGGTACGTATTTGCTCTGTCATTTGATAGAGTTTTACCCGAGAAATTTGCTTATATCAGTCCTAAATTTAAGTCCCCAGTGTATATTCATCTCCTCGATTTTGCTGGAACAATGATTATAATTGTAGTATCAATATTCTTTGCCTCTATATATGACTTATTCGGCACTACTCTTTTAGGCATGGTTTGGTTTGCTATAGTATCACTAGGGGGAATACTGTATGCCAGAAAATCCTTCTTTAAAGATTCTAACTCAAGTAGAATCAAGATAGGTAAGATACCAGTGATAACTATAGCTTCTGTTTTATCATTCATTTATTTCATCTATCTCTCTTATGTATTTATAAAAGACCCAGCATTAGGCGGAAATGCTTTTGCTGACGAGTTCATTGGTATAGCAGTTATTGCAGGGGTTGTGATTTATGCTTTGAGATATTATACATTGAAAAAGAACGAGGGAATAGATCTAAGGTTATTATATCAAGAAATCCCGCCAGAATGA
- a CDS encoding acetamidase/formamidase family protein, whose protein sequence is MQYTIHAKTHNKWDNSLPPIFSVNDGDVITVETKEASDGQITPTSTVKDLYNLDFDKIHPLTGPIEIKGAEPGDVIEVEFIEFKDKGWGWTSVLPGFGFLADEQYTAPIDLKGPALKIWDVKNSYAYAKFGDLKVKIPTYPFPGVIGVALPQRGKFSTIPPRENGGNMDIKHITQGSKLYLPVFVKGALLSIGDTHLAQGDGEVCGTAIEAPLEVTMKIRIIKNLGLTQPVFYTDKVKKMEFEEYLAYPGIDSNLWVAAKKAIKGIISMLAKYMTPVEAYMLASVAVNLRVSEVVDVPNWIVTAYLPLDIFEDESIKNELKDITRVVSL, encoded by the coding sequence ATGCAATATACAATACACGCTAAAACCCATAACAAATGGGATAATAGTTTACCACCTATTTTTTCAGTTAACGACGGAGATGTTATAACTGTAGAAACTAAAGAGGCCAGTGATGGGCAAATAACTCCAACATCAACCGTAAAAGACTTGTATAATTTAGACTTCGATAAGATTCATCCGTTAACTGGTCCGATCGAAATAAAAGGAGCTGAACCAGGTGATGTAATAGAGGTGGAATTTATTGAGTTTAAGGATAAAGGCTGGGGATGGACATCTGTACTACCGGGATTCGGATTCTTAGCAGATGAGCAATATACTGCCCCTATAGATCTCAAGGGTCCAGCCCTGAAAATATGGGATGTTAAGAACAGTTATGCTTATGCTAAATTCGGAGACTTAAAAGTAAAAATCCCGACTTACCCCTTCCCTGGTGTTATAGGAGTAGCATTACCTCAAAGGGGAAAATTCAGTACAATTCCTCCGCGAGAGAACGGAGGTAATATGGATATAAAGCACATAACTCAAGGTTCTAAACTCTATTTGCCGGTATTCGTAAAAGGAGCATTGCTCTCAATTGGAGATACTCATTTAGCTCAAGGCGACGGTGAAGTATGTGGAACAGCAATTGAAGCTCCTCTAGAAGTAACAATGAAAATAAGGATAATAAAGAACTTGGGGTTAACCCAACCGGTGTTTTATACTGATAAGGTAAAAAAGATGGAATTTGAGGAGTATTTAGCCTATCCTGGGATTGATAGTAATTTATGGGTAGCAGCAAAAAAGGCTATTAAGGGTATAATTTCTATGTTAGCAAAGTATATGACACCAGTTGAAGCTTATATGTTAGCAAGTGTAGCGGTAAACCTGAGAGTTAGTGAAGTAGTGGACGTCCCAAACTGGATAGTTACAGCGTATTTACCCTTAGATATATTTGAGGATGAGAGTATAAAAAATGAATTAAAAGATATTACTCGGGTGGTATCTCTGTGA